The following are encoded together in the Jaculus jaculus isolate mJacJac1 chromosome 3, mJacJac1.mat.Y.cur, whole genome shotgun sequence genome:
- the F10 gene encoding coagulation factor X, whose protein sequence is MPVAAVVLGHTMESLLQLGLLYVALASLLLPGRGVFINQEHANNVLMRSRRANTLFEEMKKGNLERECMEETCSYEEAREVFEDNKKTNEFWTKYKDGDQCESNPCQNQGQCQDGFKEYVCTCQEGYEGKNCEFFTRKLCSLDNGDCDQFCREEQNSVVCSCASGYTLGDDGKSCLSTERFPCGKVTLDRRKRAVAQDTNSSEPISKETILDWDTLDKLYPTQNPFDLLNLNQTYPEDHQKNLGRIVGGRDCADGECPWQALLVNEENNGFCGGTILNRFFILTAAHCLLQARRFTVRVGDRNTEQEEGNEMVHEVEVIIKHNKFDKDTYDCDIAVLKLKTPIMFRMNVAPACLPQKDWAEATLMTQKTGIVSGFGRTHEKGQPSTTLKMLEVPYVDRNTCKLSTTFSITHNMFCAGYDAKLEDACQGDSGGPHVTRFKDTYFVTGIVSWGEGCAKKGKYGIYTKVSAFLRWIDKSMRDRVLPTAKTPQSALPPQ, encoded by the exons ATGCCTGTAGCTGCTGTTGTCCTTGGCCACACCATGGAGAGCCTACTGCAACTCGGCCTGCTCTATGTTGCTCTGGCCAGCCTCCTGCTGCCTGGGAGAGGTG TGTTCATTAACCAGGAACATGCCAACAATGTCCTAATGAGGTCTCGGAGGGCAAACACACTTTTTGAAGAGATGAAGAAAGGAAACTTGGAAAGGGAATGTATGGAAGAAACTTGCTCTTATGAAGAGGCTCGAGAAGTCTTTGAGGATAATAAGAAGACA aatgaATTCTGGACCAAATACAAAG ATGGTGACCAGTGTGAAAGCAATCCTTGCCAGAATCAGGGCCAGTGTCAAGACGGCTTTAAAGAGTATGTGTGCACCTGCCAGGAGGGATATGAAGGCAAAAACTGTGAATTCT TCACTCGGAAACTCTGCAGCCTGGACAATGGGGACTGTGACCAGTTCTGCCGAGAAGAGCAGAACTCAGTGGTGTGCTCCTGTGCCAGTGGGTACACTCTGGGGGACGACGGGAAGTCCTGCCTCTCCACAG AGCGCTTCCCCTGTGGAAAAGTCACTTTGGATCGTAGGAAGAGGGCAGTGGCCCAGGACACCAACAGCAGTGAGCCCATCTCTAAAGAGACCATACTGGACTGGGATACCCTGGACAAGCTGTACCCCACCCAGAATCCTTTTGACCTGCTCAATCTCAACCAGACATATCCTGAGGACCACCAGAAGAATCTTGGCCGGATCGTGGGTGGCCGGGATTGTGCAGATGGGGAATGTCCTTGGCAG GCCCTGCTCGTCAACGAAGAGAACAACGGGTTCTGTGGGGGCACCATCCTGAACCGCTTCTTCATCCTCACCGCAGCCCACTGTCTCCTCCAGGCCAGACGATTCACGGTGAGGGTAG GGGACCGGAACACAGAGCAGGAGGAGGGCAATGAGATGGTGCATGAAGTGGAGGTGATCATAAAGCACAACAAATTTGATAAGGACACCTACGACTGTGATATTGCAGTACTCAAGCTGAAAACGCCCATAATGTTCCGCATGAATGTggcccctgcctgcctgccccagaAGGACTGGGCAGAGGCCACACTGATGACACAGAAGACAGGCATCGTGAGTGGGTTCGGGCGCACGCACGAGAAGGGCCAGCCATCCACCACCCTCAAGATGCTGGAGGTACCATACGTGGACCGCAACACCTGCAAGCTCTCCACAACCTTCTCCATCACCCACAACATGTTCTGTGCTGGCTATGATGCCAAGTTGGAGGATGCCTGCCAGGGGGACAGCGGCGGCCCCCATGTCACCCGGTTCAAGGACACTTACTTTGTGACTGGCATTGTCAGCTGGGGAGAAGGGTGCGCAAAGAAAGGGAAGTATGGGATTTACACCAAGGTGTCAGCCTTCCTCAGGTGGATCGACAAGTCCATGAGGGACCGGGTCCTGCCCACAGCCAAGACCCCACAGTCAGCACTTCCCCCCCAGTAA